gaatcattcggtCTCTGTCACAATGACTAAATCAAAAAATGAAGTATGAAATGATTCTAAATGAGAAGACATTCATTAAATTAGTCATACACCAGATAACTGTGATTACCAGTACCAAGTTGTTCTTTGATTCTGAAACATTCAATAATTGTACCAATAATGAAACATCATGTAAAGAAGGACACATTTGCCTATGCAGCCCTATTGCTTTTGCTGTCACAACTCTATCCTTTTCCATTATCTATTTCTATCCCTATTATCTGTCACTGTTTGAATACTCCCTCTGGTTTCACTGTTCGTTTGTAAAGACTCAAATTTCAGCACATACAAAATGGgaagtcaaactttttttttttttttactgtgctgagcaattttgtttcctttttctgCAATATTAGGATATTGTGAAGGCAGTTTGGTTACAAATGTGTTAACTCAGTTCTCAGAAGGTTATGCCAAGTGTTTAGAGGTACACACGCACATTATGGTAAGTCCTACACATTTCATTgtttctgtatatatttaatattgataTTATTCTAAATAGCTGGGAAACAAATTGAATGATTAACCTATAGATTACACAGGCTGCTTCCGCTGTTTATCAGGGTCCCACCTGGAACATGCTACATTTTAGAAGTTTATTTCTATTAATTTGAATTCATTGTCAAGCAATAAGGAGTTGTTTGTTAGTTTAGGGATTCACTGATTAAAGGCCgaagaaacattttattacagaaatagAAACAGTTAGTTAAAAATAAGAGATGAAAATATTAAACTGAACATTCCAGCAGTACATGTTGTACAGTTATTTCTGTTAATgggaaatgaaaaatgaaacagcacttctttttatatataactatatatattatatatatatagctgattatatatatatatatatatatatatatatatatatatatatatacatatatatacatacatacatacatatacatatatatacacacacagtactggtgaTAAGTGGAGCCTCCCCTCCAAATCAGCTACCTAAATCGAACAATACGAGGAAGTTTGTTTGGAGAAGCACAGATGACTGCTCCGAATGGGCTACCCTGTTTTTTGACtgaaatgtacaggttttaacccacTAAAGCCCGGGTAGCTCATTTGGAGAGGTAGGAAGATTAACTTAATAACGATGATGTGTATTTGAAGGTGGAATGTAGATGCCTGTAAGACAGAATGCAATGCTTAGTGTGCACTTTTAGATTGCAGGGTAGATAGATCACAGCCAACATCTTGAGGAAGTTTTTATTTCGTTTTCTTTAAGCATTTAACACAAAGTGGTAATTAGCTCTGCCCCTCGAGATCTAATCCAGCCCAGGTTTTCACTCCAAgtaggttctaatgtagttaattgaagctgttaagaggcaattcactaatttaggacctggttggaataaaacccaggactggagtggatctcgagggccagagctGAGTACCACCGGTTTAAACGATCTCAGCTgacactgtaatgtcattttatagCTAGAAGTtagagctttttttattttatttttaatactatttatttgtttagattttgCATAAAACCCAATATCTACTCTCTTGattatatttagaaatgtttgatACCCCAAATAGTGTCTTTTTACCACCAATTTAGAATGACAATCGGCAGTCACCATTGCAAAAACCATTTGTTTGCTCTCAATACGGATTACCctgaaaacaattcaatgaatgtatattgattttctttttttgttgtgtagAGCATGGCAATAAGGAGGACGATAACGCTTCTGCTTCTTTTCATCTGGACTTGTAGCAGCAAATTCTGTGAAACAGGTACTAACAGCACACTGGACTGGGCACTTACTACTGGTGAACATTTCCAATGTCGAAACAAGAACATTGCCACAATTATAAACACCAATCATGTTGTACCATATCTAACTGAGGTAGATCTTTCCAGTAATAAACTCAGCAGATTACCGCATGATTTTCTTGTAAACACAACCTCATTAACGACCCTCAATCTCAGCCACAATCACCTGCCTGATCTCCCTCCAAGGTTTTTGGAGCACTCGACCAGTCTAAAACATTTCAACCTGGAAGGAAACCCTCTGAATTCAGTCCCGTCCaccatatttgaaaataaagcccTGCAGCAGGTGGTGGTGGACTGCAGGTGTGACGTTGTGCAAAGTGCAAGAACACACTGTCCCGAGAAACAGAACTGCACTGACTTTCTAAAATGTTCTTCAAACTTGACCAACGCTTACAGTTTCTATGACGAGAATTGTTCGATTAATATTGGACTTGCAGTCGGTCTTAGTCTAGTGTGTCTTGTGGTTGCTGTCGTTGTGATCGTGGCTGTGATCTGTTGTCTGAGGAGTTCTTCAGAGACAATCACACCTTCTAATGGTAATAAAGATCCAGCAAACAGAAGGCCAGAAGGCCAGAATCCTAGGTACGCCACCACGACTATGAGTGAGACGTTTTCGCAGAACCAGTTTTATGAAAACGTGGAGGTTTCTGCCCCAGCCATGGCACAGAACATTGAGTATGAAAGTGTGGGCATGAGTACAAACCAGCAAGCACAGGGGTGAGTACACAGTTTCAAACAcagtggtggggggtgggggagtgggggggtgggggatacACATGTGTGGGGTGAGTACACAGCTCCAAGCACAGGGGGGAGTACACAGCTCCAGGTGTCTCTGCTATAGTTGAACTAGCTTCTATATACCTTAAACCTCATACAACTGTTTGCCACAGGTCTCGCCTAGAAGTCTCAATGGGATCCATAACTATTGAACACTTAATAgtgcaaactttttaaataataaaataaatgtagtaaacTCAATGACAAAAATTTAAcgtttattaagtttcttttagtttgaATGTCTTAAATAGTGCAACAAGTTGAGGCAATGTTTTAATGGTCCTATCCATCTGTCTATACATCCAGCTGTCTGTCAGACTAATTTCCTTGATTTTGTATCTCTGCTAAACTTTACTCTCCAGACTCTTATACatgttttggattgcatttgggtATAATGCAATAAACAcgtgattttatacaaatattattatcCTTTACTGTGTGACTCTTACCTGATTATGAGGACTCTCTGTGTGTGCCTGCATTGGTTAGACGTGTGTAGCACAGGCTAGATCAGAAAAGGGTGTATTGCATTTATATTCCCAGGGTATTCCCCTGAACTAGATCAACCCTTCATTGTTAGGGGTAATCACACAGTGCAAGCCAGGGTGACTGCCCAGAATATAAAAAGCCTGATTTCATTTTACAGGTAACATACAAATTGCAGCTGGTATCAGATTTTCCCAGAGAATGACATTACTGAATACCCTTTAAGAAAATCTGTGTTTGATCCATAACTTTTACACAGTCACTGCTGCTGAAATTGTAGTCAAAAGATTTGCCATTGAGTCGATGCCGTTTCTTGTATGGTTTCTTGTATGTGTGTTccagttgtatttttgtttagaaTACCCTTTGTTTGATGTTTGTTTAGGCTGCCCCCCCAGAGTGATGATGAGTGCTACATGCAGTACGAAACTCAGGATGAATCCATCTACAACAATGACCCTTCTGTGTACTACAACTACTGCAGCTCTGCCAATCCCACCGAAGATGACGTCTACATCATGCCTGATCAGTAACACATAGCAGTGCGTGTGGAAGACGTCACTAAAACAAGTGCAATGAAGGCTTTAAAGTTGCAGAATCTCAGGCACACCCAGGATTTATTCTGCACTGGACTTCATTGGAAACAAGACACTGTGGATTCCCTCATATGCTAATGTGCTACGAAGGCAGGTCAGTTTAGTGCTAGCTTCCTCTCTGGCTCCAGACGTGGTTGTCTTTCCAGTTTGGTTATGTTCTCTAAAGACAGTTTTACTTGTAGCATTGCAGGTTTCCATCCTCCCTGTAGTCCCTCTGTAATTGAATGGGATATAGTTTTGCTGACCCTTTACCTTTACATATGCTTGCAATCATTCTCCGTGTCCAGTGCTTTCACCCGAGATcatgagctgctcttcagttctagttagCTGCTATAAATAGCAAGATTAGTGACAAGATTAGTCAAAGAAGTCAGTTTAGAGgagtaagagccagcaccatctgaGTTGCCTTTAGTTTTTGTGGCAATGTGCCGCTGTGCACTGGATGGGGTTTTTTAATACGAATACACTTTGGCTGAAGAGACTCTTTAAAAGCACACCctatttgagtaactgcaataagaaccactcagcaTTATTATGAGCATCATACAAATGACATCTGAAAACTCACAGCAGAGCGATGCAAGCCCTAATAACATGACCGGGCCATGTGAACAGGGTTTTGCACATTGAAAATATGAATTCTGcttgatatttacatttaatacgTAAATAATATGCATAGCCATTTTGCTTCTTGTCAGCCACacttttggaaggtaaatctatctaataaatacaatattctgtgtttggaaaGAGTGGGGTGCTTTATATTGCTAAAGCAAGGCTCAATCAGGAACACAATATTATCATTTCTTTAGGAgtatatactgtaatactgtatgtgCACGCAGGTCTTTTGTTAAGTAGGTTCCATCTGCAGCattggaataaaataaaagttctgtttctgtttttgcttcacagccatttgtggtcaataaagtaaaaaaagaataatagtcatttttgtttttaatgtaagaccaagtttttgtacaaaataacattacagttaaaatgtaaggctgtagttaatgcatacccctaTTTTCATAAGTGACTAAAATTACTaaggttttgagttttttttttttaggcaggtgTAGTCACAGCTGATATAGCCCCGATtctcatgatttccattacatgagagtagatgttaaaacttcatgctgatttgaactcgtctctcgccaagataagcaccaactgagACGTGGCTtttcagtaaactaatgtgatccatctgcatctccatccatttacgttgctttccatctgatgatatagatatccttctgtctggtgttgattgttcaagtgtaatgctggctccagggatcagcttattttgcctccccatcgcatcagcacacacaacggctgcgatgctggctccggggatcaacccggTGCgatctccccagcacatcagcatgacaaccgtctggattgagctaagtagggtacatctctggggtcttcaagtgggcagctTCCAttctcagtgtttcgttgactagcccatgacacctcaagatggcccgacagtgattctggcgtcccagcatcacccccctccaacccccactcagctcagaccagcttacttacctgtacatcatcATCATAAATGACTAAGCATCTAAATCACTTATGCTCGTCTAGAGCAGAGTTTCCCAATCCCGTCCTGGGGAACCACTgcgtcttctggttttcattccagctgagttctcagttacttaatgaaacccttaattgaactaatgtgCTTCATTGGACCATTTTAATTGtcctcagctcctaaaaagttatttataaaatggtatagttaacttgaaatctccaactgtttaaaagctgaaaacaactaaGCATCTTGTCaattcagttaagggtctagttatgTAACTGAGAggttggttggaatgaaaaccagcagacacagggggtccccaggaccagggttgggaaccactggtctagatGACTAAAGTCTCTTCTGCTGGTGACACTGGATTTAGACGTGTCAGTAgtggagtttccatgtgtgttttttttaactcgagaaaaatgtcttgtgtaaaatgcttttttgggtttccattcgctcagtttattttactcgagtaaaccggacGTCATGCTAATGAATgtgaaaggtgggggttgatatgtaaattagctttgtgtaaagtacttgtgctgttgttgaagattactagtgaaattttgtgaaaatgtggtttccatgcgcagagaactggtacacaagtgcatctaagctgctgtaataatataaaatacctTTTGCCTTgtgcaaaataccttgtgcctggttggttaataatgtgttttactgctctttcccaaattgtttttcaaatgtcattggcGGGGTGGCATGTCATTAGTATTGAATCCGTTTCAACTACTTTATCACCcaacttgtttattaaaaattaactaaGAGGTATAAAATGAGACTGACCAACacagctattgcagatcaccatggctgaaaaccagcacaaACGTTGGATTCTTCCACGTGTGCTCCCAAGGCTGctggattgggaacagtggatgttttccctttgttttgGGAGCTTGAACCTCCAAATATCCTCTACCACAAGTCCTTATGCCTTGTTGTCTAATGCCAGTGGTTAGTGAAAGGACGGTTTGGACACATGTCCATCTTGCTGGTGTGAAGAGGTTGTGCTTTCAGATCTGCAGTGGATGTCATTTTGCGTCACCAGGGCAATTATAGTGGAACTGGTAAAGGAAGATATGAAGCCAGAAAAAAGAGTGGCAATTGTTCTGTATAGGCTGGTATCCTCAGCTGagtacagggttagggttactcaGCTGAGTACTGGGTAGTTGGCAATGTGTTTGCGGTGCATAAAACCAGAGTCCATCGCTGTATTTACAAGTTTGTCAACTCCCTTGTGCAGAGGCACTGCAACACGTACATAGCTATGCCTAACTGAAACGAAAAGCATTGCTCAGCGGGACCGTCCCTcttcacagcattttttcacacctgcctaaaacttttgcacagtacatgTATGTTTATTGAACAGCGAGTCATTCATGCCTGTCCGGCCACATGTTTTCATCCACATCACAGCAAATGTTCTGTCTGGCTAAGCACCTTGGAAAGAATCATGTTTCCACAGTGGCACGCTGTCCAATTACTCCATCATTCTCTGTAAACATAAAGATGTGTTCAGGTTTATTAATACTGCAAGAAGGAAATCTGAGACCAGCACAACATTTCACAGAACTAAGGTCCCTGCTCAGAACAGGACTCAGTAATTGAGAATGTTTACGTTTCACATCATGTTTCTGGTCGTATATTGCATTATCATTATAGTCAACTTACTTGTACATATTGGTACTGTAATTCCTTCACTCTTTCACTTTCAAAAGGTACCTCATAGATTTGTTTCATTCGAACCTGGTGACTGACATTGTTCACACCATGAAGTACATCATCGTCCTCATCAATCCTGCTCTGTATTTCACGAAGGTGGATGTCATTACTGGCACGGACCATCTCAACTATTGTCGACTCTGCAGTTCAGCGAGGAGATGACCACGGCCACCACTACTCTATTTCCTTTCAATTCTAAAAGCAGAGTAATGAATACACAATGGATATTTACTGTGAAATGCTAATGCGACACAAAACATGCtcatacagtaattacagtatatatatatatatatatatatatatatatatatatatatatatatatatatatatatatatatatatatatatatatatatgtgtgtgtgtgtgtgtgtgtgttctgtaataTGCACTTGACTTACCGATTCTCAGTATGAAATGTGCGGGTGACCACTGCAACCGTGGAGCGTTTCAGGTTTGGTTGAACTATCAACCCAGCCCCTTTCATTGTCAAGCCTCTGTTGATGACATGTTCAATGACAGTTGCTTGTATTTCATTTGAGACAGCAGCATGCTTTTGTCTCACTTGTCCAGGCTGTCTGCCCACAATACCACGTCCATGTCCACGTCCACATCCAGGACCACCTTCCTCTGCTTGCTCCATGCTTTCACACACTGCAATGTGTTTCCATTGAAAATCACACCCTTTTATGCAGTGTTACTGTTTCATAAATGATTGATCAATTAAGCTATGCATTATTTTCACATGGagaatgttatttaaatgaacaagaaTTGATTGTTAGCAACAGCAATGAGATTGATGTAATTTGCAAAGAAGACATTCACATGTGAAACATGCACTAAAGTATAACAGTTGCATTTAGGAAATTGAATATATGGTTTAGAATTGTGCATTTTGAATGTAAGCCCGTGAAATGTGTGAACagtgtttgtgttactgttttgAGAATTGCTTTGCCAGGGCTACTTTaagcagatctcagttgttaataaataattggCTTTCGGACTTGTCATGCGCAGCTTTTTAGTATCATGTTTTGGCCGTGTTACTTCCTTCGGCATGAGGAGCGTGGGTGACGTGTGCGCACTACCTCACATTCTCATGACATTGGAACAAGAATGCATGGAAACCAAGCCACAAGATCCCGTCAGTGTGATGTCAGGTAATGCTGAGAAAATCAGCATGACTTCACAGTGGACTGTGATCAGCAGCTATCTCAGCAGTATAAAATCAGCATGACTTCACAGTGGACTGTGATCAGCAGCTATCCCAGCAGTATAAAATCAGCATGACTTCACAGTGGAGTGCGATCAGCAGCTGTCCCAGCAGTATAAAATCAGCATGACTTCACAGTGGAGTGTGATCAGCAGCTATCTCAGCAGTATAAAATCAGCATGACTTCCCAGTGGAGTGCGATCAGCAGCTATCCCAGCAGTATAAAATCAGCATGACTTCACAGTGGAGTGCGATCAGCAGCTATCTCAGCAGTATAAAATGAGCATGACTTCACAGTGGCGTGCGATCAGCAGCTATCCCAGCAGTATAAAATGAGCATGAATTCACAGTGGAATGTGATCAGCAGCTATCACAGCAGTATAAAATGAGCATGACTTCACAGTGGAGTGTGATCAGCAGCTATCTCAGCAGTATAAAATCAGCATGACTTCACAGCAGCTACAGTGGAGTGCGATCAGCAGCTATCTTAGCAGTATAAAATCGGCATGACTTCACAGCAGCTACAGTGGAGTGCGATCAGCAGCTATCTCAGCAGTATAAAATCAGCATGACTTCACAATGGAGTGTGATCAGCAACTATCTCAGCAGTATAAAATCAGCATGACTTCATGGTGGAGTGAAATCAGCAGCTATCACAGCAGTATAAATGTATAACTATAGACACGTATTGAGGGCTCTTACCAGGCACAGTACAGTCAGGGCGTTAGCTGTCGAACGATCAGCAAAACAGGAAatagtaactttaaaaaaaaatggtattaccCTCTATTTCCCTGCAGGGAAGTCATACTGtgcattgaaatgttttgcatGTATATATGCAAACATGGTCAATTCAGATGCATGATGAGAGTGAAGGGGTTTTAATGGGGTTATTAGctcttttgtttagtttaattttgctgacatgcaagcttactgtatggTAGATTACAAAACCTCAAGATGGCAGTTGCTGAATAAGAGGTTGAACTTCTTCTTTTGTAAAAGGAGAACAGTCAGTTCCCATCATGAATCTCACACATTGAAGAGTCTGAGAGGTTCTTTACTGTCATGTTCCTCTGCCGGCCAAAGCACAGCATTTAAAACTTCACTGTGAAAAACCACAAAAACTTATGAAATTTGACAGGTGCAATTCAAAAGCTTTCTAGCCTCAAAGGTGTAGGCTCCATCTGCAATCTACAATCCAGTCTGCTTCAAGTCTGGACAAGACTAATCCAtacaaaatcattatttatttacctaAATGTGGACATTTATTGACAACTCATTGAATAATTTGGTTTGGTAGCAAGCTTAATTGACAGTCCACGTTttccaaacatgtttttttagtgATTTGAGTTCAAATCGATCTCTACTGGGCCTGTTAGGAGTGCGGGGGAAGTTACCTAATGATGGTCCAATGCTAAGAGGTGGGTTTTAAATCTCTGACTGCTGTAAAAGAGCTGAATGACTGTGAATATATTATACGGTCAGGGAAATGTTGGAGGTTGATGAATTCATTTATTAATAACAGTTATTCCAGCACCATTCACACCAAAGGTTAAAGTATAACACAAAATCAGCACTCTCTACCTAACGTGACTATTAAAAACCATGCATACTTTATCAGCGAGGGATCCCACATCCTCTAGTGATACTATTTACTATTTCTACATGTCACACTATTGACTGTTAAGTAGTTCTGGATGACAATATTCTAACATACAAAATTTAAGCTGACATTCAGACCCCTGAATAAAAAAtagtctcctctttaaaaatatgcaaaagattttaatgagcaatacTAGTTCAATGGTACCCTCaatatgattaatttactaaCTGCTGAATGACTGGCAGagcatttgttctctattttacccaACAGATTATTTTCCTGAGTGGTGACTGCCAAGGCTGGtacaatattcaatgcagtgttgtcctgttgtccatcaaatcaacagtacgaagatcACTCtggaaatcaggacttaaaggatgtgttgcagtaagaatacctttgttaagaaaggggaacaagactaaaaggctcaaatatgcacaagaacacaaaaattggataacagaacaatggtcaaaggtgctttggactgttgatggatggacaatgacacctgtgccttttgccagttctgttgtcaattaaatgcttgtcttctttctattccttaaggatattatcttcaagtatcgcTTATGCTTGTGTGACAGGAaacggctgagtggtgacatcagaccagaaagaagcacacacaggtcaggtagctgcagtttcaacaaagaTGCAGCGTGCgccacaaaaataaattaaaagttttaaacaaaaatacacactgctcacagagcaaaacaaaaagatgaacaaaaacaaatcgtgaacacaaaataataactataactaaggtcaggctgggaattcgccttcactgatcctatatttattttaaattaacctctctctctctctctctctctctctctctctctctgtctcgctctcctCCGTACAGCCACACGGAGTACAGACAGCTGCAGTtctttatgcaggtgaccatattctgcacaagttttataatgtggatggaaaacaataacaaaactaaacacagctatgccgtcatacaataaataataaataaacaaaacacatggtggtTCCCCGTCatctatatacaaatataataaatacacaatatgaaaaacaaataaacaaatacaaaataacacagggccGGAGGGGGAgatcccgttctaaaaataaacaaacaatatttaagcACGGCTTTCCAACCACCCTGCTAcaccttgttagacagctttttgggtcttccagtcctgggtttgtcaattacagatgatgtttctctgtacttgttgattatgcttcggttaccacaccttgaaaatcgaggattgcaagctatttcactccaTGCTTTTCcatctttatgcaagtcaagggtgttacaatagtagaaaacactagtgtaggctttgagtaaactgctgatgatatactgtatgtatttcaaatgtgcagttatattttataaaaaaaaatgtaaaatgccaGCATTTCTGTTGAGATTGCTCAAGTGTGGATGGCAAAATCAGCTAGTTGTGTGTTTTATGCTGTCTCAAGGTTTGTCACTGAAATGTGAGGAAtattataagaaatatatatttggaggctgtgtggttcagtggttaaagaaactgactTTGAACCAGGAAGTctgtggttcaaatcccagctcagccactgactcattgtgggactctgagcaggtcacttaacctccttgtctttcaggtgagacgttgttgtaagtgactctgcagctgatgcatagttcacataccttagtctcatatc
This Polyodon spathula isolate WHYD16114869_AA chromosome 27, ASM1765450v1, whole genome shotgun sequence DNA region includes the following protein-coding sequences:
- the LOC121301456 gene encoding uncharacterized protein LOC121301456 isoform X1, coding for MSMAIRRTITLLLLFIWTCSSKFCETGTNSTLDWALTTGEHFQCRNKNIATIINTNHVVPYLTEVDLSSNKLSRLPHDFLVNTTSLTTLNLSHNHLPDLPPRFLEHSTSLKHFNLEGNPLNSVPSTIFENKALQQVVVDCRCDVVQSARTHCPEKQNCTDFLKCSSNLTNAYSFYDENCSINIGLAVGLSLVCLVVAVVVIVAVICCLRSSSETITPSNGNKDPANRRPEGQNPRYATTTMSETFSQNQFYENVEVSAPAMAQNIEYESVGMSTNQQAQGLPPQSDDECYMQYETQDESIYNNDPSVYYNYCSSANPTEDDVYIMPDQ
- the LOC121301456 gene encoding uncharacterized protein LOC121301456 isoform X2; the encoded protein is MAIRRTITLLLLFIWTCSSKFCETGTNSTLDWALTTGEHFQCRNKNIATIINTNHVVPYLTEVDLSSNKLSRLPHDFLVNTTSLTTLNLSHNHLPDLPPRFLEHSTSLKHFNLEGNPLNSVPSTIFENKALQQVVVDCRCDVVQSARTHCPEKQNCTDFLKCSSNLTNAYSFYDENCSINIGLAVGLSLVCLVVAVVVIVAVICCLRSSSETITPSNGNKDPANRRPEGQNPRYATTTMSETFSQNQFYENVEVSAPAMAQNIEYESVGMSTNQQAQGLPPQSDDECYMQYETQDESIYNNDPSVYYNYCSSANPTEDDVYIMPDQ